One genomic region from Prevotella sp. Rep29 encodes:
- a CDS encoding DUF6079 family protein, which translates to MKYKELITFEPINEVVKFDQLSNEDYRHSLVRNFVFSETYEKTFIPAICKNLDYTASYETFGMQIVGNYGTGKSHLMSLVSLVAEDATLLSEVNNESARKVLGNIAGKYKVIRFELGTDEELWRVVCYQIDKALAAWGVDYSISNDNKPDMYADKLRRMMAQFEAKFPDKGLMLVIDEMLSYLKSRANGVSLNRDLSVLQALGQTSDKSRFRMMFGVQELIYNSPEFQYAADMLNKVNDRYKDITITKQDVQFVVQQRLLKKTDAQRDIIRRHLSKFTEFFTDMHAKLEDYVSLFPVNPSFFENFQQIRISKSQREVLKTLTGKFQAIFDKDIPETEPGLICYDQYWDDLQAPEMQTDADVRRVTAIMQTVHQKITENFTGARANKAVLAHRIANACAVKILQDTLEHTNGVTAENLIDGLCYLNPTILDREMLGEVINTTASQIVSATVGQYFEKNAQNQEYHLRIEGGVNYEQKIKDYVLTMAPDALDSYFFSYLVENLPIEVEKYRREFPIYPHSVEWKSHKVSLDGYIFMGNPDERSTTQPEQYFYIYFMPIFNKEKIQVGTEPDSVYIRMDKVSDEMRQLISLYAASEALIKSVDTSQKRFYEQYRKTYEDKLRPVFQRDFIQCTEVYYQGELQTVNLTGAAGMAKEQIISEIASNILEEYFCQHLPNYPKFSLLRLPITSSNRATMIAGAKKRIANPSQANRDSEAILAALGLFADGTLSIEASQYAQSVKQKLEDKGEGQVLNRDEILYQYYEQTWRTKDFEIDADLEFLVLCTMVSLGEIEISLPGNKSINAANIADITSLPEDMAYNFSHVRRPKGMNLPLVREIFVKIEGHDLTRQLDKDDTFTKLLVAAQKKAGHSVTLAQKVRGGIFLENEEVLAPFDGSSHANRLQVLASFCDKLQNYGTKAKMGNLPWTLEQLGHVFEAIPLMNQLDNMLQVVDELRTRISYLVQAKQYMTDQQMEADVNAALERVKEVPSMVNDEDALSAYKSQLDSLMGKYADWYLAEYNRLHITGMQEQEKLRIMRSTEKQVCDAICGNDRGGYITIVPQYQDWNRRMSQLQVASTSVTREAILNVPYHGFNPKQFQGKSLPQIADMRDELEQIHENIIKSLHEMAEDPQLAGNATSVLDQSEQRLFKQFHDNRNEKPSAEDAARLMVIIDKLHRDIQKVDITMDDIRRALNHPMTPQEAKKAFGKYIDLMTNGYENENVRVILK; encoded by the coding sequence ATGAAATATAAAGAGCTAATAACATTTGAGCCAATCAACGAGGTGGTGAAGTTCGATCAACTGTCGAATGAAGACTATCGCCATTCCCTTGTTCGCAACTTTGTTTTCTCAGAGACATACGAGAAGACATTTATACCTGCGATTTGCAAGAACCTCGACTATACTGCTAGTTACGAGACGTTTGGTATGCAAATTGTCGGTAACTATGGTACAGGTAAGTCACACTTAATGTCACTTGTATCACTGGTAGCTGAGGATGCGACCTTACTTTCTGAAGTGAATAACGAAAGTGCCCGTAAGGTTCTTGGCAATATTGCTGGCAAGTACAAAGTTATTCGCTTCGAGTTAGGAACCGACGAAGAACTGTGGCGCGTTGTATGCTATCAGATAGACAAAGCTCTTGCAGCATGGGGCGTAGATTACAGTATTTCCAATGATAACAAGCCCGACATGTATGCCGACAAACTGCGTCGAATGATGGCACAGTTTGAAGCCAAGTTCCCAGACAAAGGGCTGATGCTTGTCATCGACGAAATGTTATCATACTTGAAATCACGTGCCAATGGCGTTAGTTTAAACCGTGACCTTAGTGTGCTGCAAGCCCTTGGTCAAACCAGTGATAAATCACGTTTCCGCATGATGTTCGGTGTGCAGGAGCTGATATATAACTCACCAGAGTTTCAGTATGCTGCCGATATGCTCAACAAGGTAAATGACCGCTATAAGGACATTACCATAACCAAGCAAGACGTGCAGTTTGTGGTTCAGCAACGACTATTGAAAAAGACTGATGCCCAGCGAGATATTATTCGTCGCCACCTTTCCAAGTTTACGGAGTTCTTCACCGACATGCACGCCAAACTGGAAGATTATGTTTCGCTTTTCCCCGTTAATCCTTCGTTCTTTGAGAACTTCCAGCAGATACGCATCAGCAAATCACAGCGTGAGGTGCTGAAAACGTTGACGGGCAAGTTCCAAGCCATCTTTGATAAAGATATTCCTGAAACGGAGCCTGGTCTTATCTGCTATGACCAGTATTGGGATGACCTTCAGGCTCCCGAGATGCAAACTGATGCTGATGTACGCCGTGTAACAGCCATCATGCAGACCGTCCACCAGAAGATTACGGAAAACTTTACTGGTGCAAGAGCCAACAAAGCCGTTTTGGCTCATCGCATTGCCAATGCCTGTGCCGTGAAGATTCTCCAAGACACATTGGAACATACCAATGGAGTGACAGCAGAAAATCTGATTGATGGACTATGCTACCTCAACCCCACCATTCTCGACCGTGAAATGTTGGGCGAAGTCATCAACACCACCGCATCACAAATCGTATCGGCTACCGTCGGACAATATTTCGAGAAGAACGCCCAGAATCAGGAATACCACCTTCGTATCGAAGGAGGCGTGAACTATGAGCAGAAAATCAAGGACTATGTTTTGACAATGGCTCCTGATGCCCTTGACAGCTATTTCTTCAGCTATTTGGTGGAGAACCTGCCTATTGAGGTTGAGAAATATCGAAGGGAGTTCCCGATCTATCCTCATTCTGTAGAGTGGAAGAGTCATAAGGTTTCTCTCGATGGCTACATCTTCATGGGCAATCCAGACGAACGCAGCACCACTCAGCCAGAGCAATACTTCTACATCTATTTCATGCCAATCTTCAATAAAGAGAAGATACAGGTTGGCACCGAGCCGGACAGCGTCTATATTCGTATGGATAAAGTAAGTGACGAAATGCGTCAACTCATCTCACTCTATGCAGCATCTGAGGCGTTAATCAAGAGTGTCGATACATCGCAGAAACGATTCTATGAGCAATACAGGAAAACCTATGAGGACAAACTGCGCCCTGTGTTCCAGCGTGATTTCATCCAATGTACTGAGGTGTACTATCAAGGAGAGCTGCAAACCGTCAATCTGACAGGAGCAGCAGGTATGGCAAAGGAACAGATTATTAGTGAAATTGCATCCAACATTCTCGAAGAATACTTCTGCCAGCATCTTCCCAACTATCCGAAGTTCTCTCTTCTCAGACTACCTATCACATCGAGCAACCGCGCCACCATGATAGCAGGAGCCAAGAAGAGGATAGCAAATCCTTCACAAGCCAACCGCGATAGTGAAGCCATCCTTGCTGCACTTGGCCTATTTGCAGACGGAACATTGAGTATTGAGGCATCGCAGTATGCGCAGAGCGTTAAGCAGAAACTAGAGGATAAAGGTGAAGGACAGGTACTCAATCGGGATGAAATCCTCTACCAGTACTACGAGCAGACATGGCGCACCAAAGACTTTGAGATTGATGCAGACCTGGAATTTCTGGTGTTGTGTACGATGGTAAGTCTTGGCGAAATTGAAATCAGCTTGCCTGGAAATAAGTCCATCAATGCTGCCAATATTGCTGATATTACATCATTGCCAGAGGATATGGCCTACAACTTCTCACATGTTCGCCGTCCGAAGGGAATGAATCTGCCGCTTGTACGCGAGATATTCGTAAAGATAGAAGGCCATGACCTGACGCGCCAACTTGACAAGGATGACACCTTCACCAAACTCCTTGTGGCAGCACAGAAGAAAGCTGGGCATTCCGTTACATTGGCACAGAAGGTACGTGGAGGTATCTTCCTTGAAAATGAGGAAGTGCTTGCCCCATTCGATGGTAGCAGCCATGCCAACCGCCTTCAGGTTTTGGCTTCATTCTGTGACAAGTTACAGAACTATGGCACAAAGGCTAAAATGGGCAATCTGCCTTGGACTCTGGAACAACTTGGTCATGTCTTTGAGGCAATTCCACTGATGAATCAGCTCGACAATATGCTTCAAGTGGTAGATGAATTGCGGACTCGAATATCTTACCTTGTACAGGCAAAGCAGTATATGACCGACCAGCAGATGGAGGCAGATGTAAATGCGGCACTTGAACGTGTGAAGGAGGTTCCGTCGATGGTCAATGACGAAGATGCCCTCTCTGCTTATAAGAGTCAACTTGACTCCTTGATGGGCAAATATGCTGACTGGTATCTGGCAGAATACAACCGCTTACACATTACGGGAATGCAGGAGCAGGAAAAGCTCCGTATCATGCGCAGCACGGAGAAACAAGTATGCGATGCCATTTGTGGCAACGACCGTGGCGGTTATATCACGATTGTTCCCCAGTATCAGGACTGGAACCGTCGCATGAGCCAGTTGCAGGTAGCCAGTACTTCTGTTACACGCGAAGCCATTCTCAACGTGCCTTATCATGGATTCAATCCCAAGCAATTCCAAGGCAAGTCACTACCTCAGATTGCAGACATGCGTGATGAACTGGAGCAGATTCATGAGAATATCATCAAGTCGCTTCATGAAATGGCTGAAGACCCACAATTGGCTGGTAATGCCACTTCGGTGCTTGACCAAAGCGAGCAGCGCCTATTTAAGCAGTTCCACGACAACCGCAATGAGAAGCCATCTGCAGAGGACGCAGCCCGTCTGATGGTCATCATCGACAAGTTGCACCGCGACATTCAAAAGGTAGATATTACGATGGACGATATTCGCCGTGCGCTCAACCATCCGATGACTCCGCAGGAGGCAAAGAAAGCCTTTGGCAAGTACATCGACTTGATGACCAATGGCTACGAAAACGAAAATGTAAGAGTAATATTGAAGTAA